The region TTACAAATTCTGTTTTGATTACTTTATAGGTCGCTTCTGCAACAGCGTTGTCATAGGGACATCCCTTCATACTTAAAGAGCGTTCAATTTCAAATACCTCTAAAATCTCATCAATGATTTTATTCTTAAATTCGTTACCTCGATCCGTGTGGAAAATCTTGATTTGACTTAGGTTAGTTTGGACTGTACTGAACGCCTTCTTAACTAATTCTGCATCCTTATTAGGCCCAGAGCTATAACCGATAATTTCACGATTAAACAGGTCTACAAGCACACAAAGATAGTGCCAGCGATTTTTTACACGAACGTACGTTAAATCACTGACAACAACGTTTAAATGTGGTTGTTCATCAAAGTTACGATCCACGATATTTTCAGTGTTATCTTCGTTACATTTAGCTGTATGCGGCTTAAATTGAGCAACGGTATAATTCGATACAAGGCCTTCTTGTTTCATGATACGACTAATACGACGACGTGAAACTTGTTGTCCCATCTTTTTTAACTCTTGCTTAATTTTTCGAGTCCCGTAATTATTTCGGCTTCGACGAAAAATCTCAATGATATCAGTAACCAGTTGAGTTTCATCTTTCTTCGGTTTAGACTCATAATAATAAGTGCTACGAGGCACATTAAGGACTTTGCACATCTCTGAAACTGAATATTTGTGTGTATTGTTTTTAATCACATTTATCTTCGTCCTAAGATCAGCGCGGCTTGCTTTAAAATATCATTTTCCATTTCCAATTGCTTAACTTTTTTACGAAGTTGGATTAACTCCTGTTCTTCTTCTGAGCGGTTATCTTTCTCCTTAAAAGAACCTGTAGAAGTTGACTGTTTAATCCATTTATCGAGTAAAGACGATGAGATATCATATTCACGAACAATATCACATTTACGTTTCCCATTTAAATAAAGCTGGACTAATTGGTTTTTAAATTCATCTGTATACGTACGGCGTGGTCTACGAGTTTTAGTTTGGGTCATGTTAAAGCTCCTTTAGATTGATATTATTTATAATTCTACATGACCTTAAAAAAACTGTCTAATTAATTGTAACCTATCCAAGTTTTATGGACACATTTAAGTTAAGTCGTTAAAATAGACTTAATCATTAAAGGATGTGTCGATATGAAAAAATATAATACTGAATTTAAATCAATGATTGTTGAACTGTATAAGACTGGACGATCAGTGAAAGATTTAAGTCGTGAATATGGTGTGTCAGAAGTGACAATTTACAAATGGATTAAACAGATTTCTCCAATTGCCTCAGTTGAGGATACAGAGATTACTCTGGAAGACATTAAACGTATGAAGCAAGAAATGTTACGTTTACAAGAGGAGAATGAGATTTTAAAAAAGGCTATGACCATATTCGCGAGAAAGTAAGTCAATCTGAATTATGTCAGTTTATCGATCAGCATCGTTCAGAACATGATGTTAAGCAACTTTGTGAGGTTTTAAATGTTCCAAGAAGTACTTTTTATCAATCTAAGCATCAAAGCGAGTCTAAGTGGAAACTTAAAAATCAACAACTGCTTGAACGTATTAAGAAAATTTATTTTGAGAGCAAGCGTCGATACGGTGCCATTAAGGTACATCGTCAATTGCTTAAAGAAGGATTGTATGCCAGCTTGAAACGTATCCAACGCTTAATGAAATTAGCTGGATTAGCCTCTATTATTCAAAAGAAATACACCCCTTATAAACAATCTAAAGAACTTGTTCTAGAACGTGATAACATTCTAGAACAGGACTTTTCAACGACCTCAATTAACCAAAAATGGGTATCAGATATTACTTATATTCACGTTCAAGAAGAAGGTTGGTGCTATTTAGCATCAGTGATGGATTTACATTCAAAAAAAATTATTGGTTATCACTTTTCTAAACAAATGACAACGGATATTATTGTTCAAGCTTTAAAAAATGCTTATATTTCTCAAAGACCTAAAGATGAGGTTATTCTTCATACTGATCTAGGCTCACAGTATACAAGCAAGGACTTTAAAGACTTAATTTCGGATCTGAATATCGTTCAGTCCTTTAGTCGTAAAGGGTGTCCTTACGATAATGCCTGCATTGAATCTTTTCATGCGACACTAAAGAAAGAAGAAGTGTATCAAACAGTCTATGTTACCTTTAAACAAGCTAGAATGGCTTTATTTCAATACATAGAAGGCTGGTATAATCGCAAACGAATTCATGGAGCGATTGACTATTTGACTCCTGAAGAATGTGAGCAACTTGCACGACAGACTGCTTAAAAACTTAACTTTTTTGTGTCCAAAATATTGACCTAGATCCACAAAATAAGCTTGTACTAACCTACTTATTTTGGTTTTTATGATTACAATATTATCATTATAAAATATTAGTTGCACACCTAAGTTGATTTCATATAATAAGCTAATCTAAATATCGAGATAATTGAACAATAAATTAACAATTTTTAATGCGGAAGCAAAATATTATTTATATAAGCCTTTTTTTAAGAATTTTAAATATAAAAGGGAGCTATCCTGTTTATAGATTAGATTCTTAGAATTTCTACTTACATAAGAAACAAGCACATTTATAATATATGAACATACTAAACTTATAATTATTAACATTCCTACTATCAATATAGACAGTCTTGGTAAGTATATGAATTTTTGAAAATATAAGTTGCAAAAAAAGCCGTGAATTAACCATAAATTATTAGAATGATTTCCCATTATTTTTAATAACTTATTGATTTTAAACAAATCAATAATATTTAAACTAAAATATAAAAATAAAGGTGCTAGCACTGCATCTATCGTGACAATATTACTTAAAGCTAATTTATAAAAAATACTGTGAATCAGGTAATTTCTTAAAAACACTACTAATATTACTCCTACTATACAAACAAAAATTTTTTTTGTTACTTTCAGCGTGAATTTTTGATTTATTTTATCAAAAATTCTATATTTAGCACATAAAATTCCTACACTAAAATTTATTTGATAGGCTAATGTTAGTAATATGAAATTGTAAATATTCAAATTACTAATTAAAACAAATTGAGGTAGTATGTTATCCATTAAAAAAGTACAGTAGTATAAACAATGAATACCTAAAATCAATATAATATTCATAAAAAAATTACTTTTATTAATTATATTATTCAATAATAGAAATAATAAAGTCAATCCTATATAGGGAGCTATAAACCACCAATTAGGATTATAAGAATACTTTAAAAAAAAGAAGTTTTCTATAAACTCTTTCAAATTAAAATTGTCAATAAATCCATAAAAAAATCCAACGGATATAAAAATTAAAAAAATTATCCATACTCTCGTGATAAATTTACTTAACCGAATTACAATATCCTTAATCGTTATTATTTTTCTTATACTCTGAACATACATTCCATAACCACTTAAAAACAAAAAACCACCAACGCATATTTTTCCAAAATTACCAATATAAAATTCGATTGGAATATTATTTATTTCAAAGATAGACATATATGTTACGTCTTTTAACCACTCAGGAAATGCAAAGAGATGATGAATCAACATTAAAATAATTAATATTCCTTTTGCACTTCTTACCCTATCTTTTGAAAAAAACTCATTTTTCTCTAACATATCGATCTCTTTTCTTCATATTTGAAATTAATTTTATTAACTATTTGATTTTTTAATATTTTCAATAAATACTTTACTTCTTTCGTTCTCAAAAATAGAATTAAAAAAATAATATTAGGAACACTGATACAAATTAATCCCCTAATAACTAATGATACAAATGTATATCCTATAATATTTGAACAAATTATTGTTGTTATAGTAAGATTGAATACAAGAATGATTAGATACTTGAAATAATCTACAAAATAAATTTTTAAAGATTTTTGAAATAATTCTTTATAAACAACTTTTGGCTGTGTCCAAAAAACAGTAAGAATAGTGCTTAGTGTGGTTCCTAAAAAAACTCCAATAAAATCAAATCTTTTAATTAGAATAATAGATCCTATTAGATTTATAACTCCCTCAAAAATAGACACATATTTATCTTGGACAAATAATCCAGCTTTATTTTTAAACGTTGAGATAGGCCCCCTCATTCCTGCTATATAAAAATTAAGCAAAATGACAATGAGAACACTTTTATCCAATAAATATTTTTCACCAATCCACCAACTAATAAAAGGTTCAAGTAAATTGAATAAAAAAATAGTAGCAAATCCATATATCCAAAAACTTATTAAATAGGATGTTTTAAAAATAGAATATGTTTTCTCTTTACTTTCAGTTGCAATTAAATTTCCTACACTTGCCGATATGCCCGATGTAATAGGCGTTAATAAGGCAGATAATTGACTAATAATCATTGTGTAATTAGAATATAGCCCTACTGCTTTAACACTTACTAACGCAGATATTAATAAATTATCTGTACTAGTCACCAGATACCCACCTATATTATGAAAAAACATCGCTTTAACATTTTGATTAATATTAGCAGTTGTCTCTTTATCCAAAGGAACAACGTTTCGTTTATTTAAATAAGGATATCTTCGCCTTACAATAAAAGTATTAATCAGATTTTGCATAATAAAAATAAGGATTTCTACAATTAAGAATAAAATATAGCTCTCTGTTTTAACTAAAACTATAATTTTAGCAATGGTTGTTAGGATTTGAAATACCATATTACTTCTAGCAATAACATATCCACGTTGATCAGCATTTATTAATGCCCACTTATACGCATTTAAATAAGAGATAATATTTTTCATCACAAAAATAAAGTATACTAATCCTAGTCCAGGAATAGGTTGCTCTAATTTCATAAAATAATTTAAGAATGGATATAAACCTAAACTTACTAAAGACATAATAACAGCTAGTATAAAATAAGCCTTTTTATACATAAAAACTAACGTGTTTATTTTTGAATAATCATTTTCTGCCAAAGGTTTATATAAATTATAGACAATACTAATCCCAATTCCACTTTCAATAAGTACCATCATTGAAAGAACATTAGTCATAACACCATTTATCCCTAAGTATTCAGATCCTAAACTATTAATAAAAACCTTTCTAGAGATAAATCCCAGTAAAACAATAATTAGTTGTGATACCAAGCCTACAAATATATTTTTCATAGCAAATTTTGTACGCATTTTCAAATTCTCCCCTTATCCTAATCCTTCCATAACGTCTTGTATCTTGACTACAATATTGTTTACTTCAGAATCGATTAAATAACCATTTTCTCCGTCAGTTATCTGCTCTAATGCCCCTGCAAACTTTGTTGCAATCACTGTCTTATCTAAACACAAAGCTTCCGCTAATGTTAAACAATAACCATCATGTCTTGATGGTTGGACATATAAGTCTGCATGCTTCATATAAGGATAAGGGTTCGCTGTCGCTTCAATAAAAAAGAAATCATTTTCTAATCTATACTTTTGCACAAGAGCTTCGTATTGTTTTCTAGCACTTCCACTCCCAATACAATACCAGTGAACTTTATATCCTTCTGACTTTAAAACATTCAATGCCTCTATTGCTAAATCTTGACCTTTTTCTTTAGATAATCTCCCAACGGTTACAATATTAAAATAATGTTGATTAAATGTAACTTGAGGGACTTCATTTGCCATTTCTCTAATTAAATCTGGGGAGATAACATTATAAACTACCTGACACTTTGTTTCCTTTGAAGGAAACTTTTTTATTAACTGCTTACAAGCCTCTTCTGACACCACGTAAAGTTTATCAAAATTCCGCCATATACAATCATACAACGAATGGTTAATTGGAAACTTAGACACATCAAAATGAATCCAACTAATTTTTTCTTTTGCCTTTACTTTGAATGAAATATAAATATCTATGATTTCAGTAGGGGCTGCATAAGCAATGGCGATATCATATTCATCATACAGTTCAGGAATCCACCTCATAATTTGCTCATAATACTTAAGTCGGTTCTCTCCTTTTTGATCCATCATATAGCCATATAAAAAACGTAATCCTTTTATCCATTGAAACTTTTTAATAAAACTTTGAATTGTTTGATACGGGCTTTGCATAATAATAGGCTGAATTTCTTTAAACCAGGTGGCCTCTTCTACTTTAACCCATTCCGGTAACATCTCTAAAAATCCACCTTTTTTCTCAAGCAACAGTACCGTCACATCATACTTATCCTTTTCCATCGTTGACAACAAAGATAATAAAGATTTTTCTACTCCTCCAATATTCATACTGCTAAGCATAAATAAAACTTTTTTCATAATGCCCCCTAAGTAGTTAATTCATACAGTAGACTCAGTTGATTTTCCTCCTGTTCTTCAGATGAAAAATGATTACTTTCTAAATTTTTAGTATCTATGCTTTGTTTAATAGCCTGATATAAATCACACGCCTTAGCTTCTACAATCTTGGCCGAATGATAAGTTATTAACTGCTCCTTAGCACCCGTAAAATCTGTACTAATAATAGGCTTATTAAAAATCTTTGCTTCAGCTAAGGTAATACAGTAGCCTTCATGCCGAGAAGACTGAACATACAGATCACATTGTGCCATATAGGGATAAGGATTAGTGGTAGCACCTAATAAAATAAAATCACCTTCTAATTCATACTTTTTAATTAATAGCTGTAATTCCGAGCGAAAATTTCCTTCACCAACGCAATACCACTTAACGTTATACCCTTCTTCTTTTAATAAACGTAAAGTTTTAACACATAAATCTTGACCTTTTATATAATCTAGACGTCCTACCGTTAAAATTTTTAATCCATCATAACCATCTAAAAATCCAGCATGTAATCTTGACTGCAATAAGATTTGTTCTTTTGAAATAATATTATGAAAAACCTCAATCTTATCTGCAATGCTAGGAACAACTTGACAAAGTTTTTCTTTTCCTTCTTTTGAAACAACAAAAATACGATCAAACATCGGATAAATTTTCTTAACAAAACTAATATTAAATCCTATTTTTGTAATATCAAAATGAATCCATTGAACTTTTTTATTTGCTTTAATTTTATTTAAGACGTAATAACTAATAAAATCCATAGGACCAGCATAAGCCACTGCTACATCATATTCATCCTCAATATTTTTACATGATTCTAAAAGGTGATTAAAAAAAACGATTGAATTTCTATAAAGCTTAGTCATTGCATAAAAATATAAATATTTTAATCCCTCTAAGTATTTCTTATTTTTAAAATAGTCAATTGCTATTAAATGAAGTGGTGTTCTTAAAATATGTTTAAATTTTGGAAATTCATTTACATATTTAATCTGAATCCAAGAAGGGATGGAATCTAAAAATCCTCCATACTCTTCTAGCATCAAAATAGTAACCTCGTATTCTGTTGAATCAATTTGTGAGAGCATGCTTAATAATGCTTTTTCAGTTCCCCCAATATTCATATTAATCATCATAAATAATAGTTTTTTTTTCATAAATAACTCTCTCTTTTTTAGAAGTTCTCAACTAATTCATAGAACTTTTCCAACTCTTCAATGTTTCCTTTTTTTTCATTAGTCAAATATTCCACAATAGATTTTTTCAACTGTTTATCTTCAATAAATTGCTTAATCCCCTCTGCCACGGATTTCCCATTCATATCCACAACTAGACCATTTTTCCCGTGAATCATCTGATTATACACCGCATCAAATCGTGTTGTAACAATAGGTTTATTTAACATACGAGCCTCCGCAATAGCTAATCCAAATCCTTCGAACTTTGACGTTTGAACATAAATATCACAATCTTTTATATAAGGATAGGGATTTGACTTTACTCCTAATAAAATAAAATAATCTTCTAACTGATAATCATTAATTAATTTTCGGATTTCATTTTCTAAGGGTCCAACTCCTAATGCGTACCACCTAAAATTAACTCCCTCATCTCTAAGAATACGACACGCCTCCAATGCAATATCATATCCCTTTTGATGTGCTAAACGACCAATCGTTAACATTCTAATTCCCGTAAAATTATCCTGATAACTTTGTCCTGAATTAGCCATTTTACAAATCAGGTTAGCATCATTAATATCATAAATAACTTCTATTTTAGACGAATATTGAGGAAAAACTTCAGAAAATATCTCTTGTGCAGAATCTGAAACAGCCACAATCTTATTATATTTTTCATAATATTGAGTTTGAAATTT is a window of Turicibacter sanguinis DNA encoding:
- a CDS encoding IS3 family transposase (programmed frameshift), giving the protein MTQTKTRRPRRTYTDEFKNQLVQLYLNGKRKCDIVREYDISSSLLDKWIKQSTSTGSFKEKDNRSEEEQELIQLRKKVKQLEMENDIFKASRADLRTKINVIKNNTHKYSVSEMCKVLNVPRSTYYYESKPKKDETQLVTDIIEIFRRSRNNYGTRKIKQELKKMGQQVSRRRISRIMKQEGLVSNYTVAQFKPHTAKCNEDNTENIVDRNFDEQPHLNVVVSDLTYVRVKNRWHYLCVLVDLFNREIIGYSSGPNKDAELVKKAFSTVQTNLSQIKIFHTDRGNEFKNKIIDEILEVFEIERSLSMKGCPYDNAVAEATYKVIKTEFVNHQIFETQEQLGYEFADYVNWYNNHRIHSSLGYLSPVEYRQNTLKKVV
- a CDS encoding IS3 family transposase (programmed frameshift), whose product is MKKYNTEFKSMIVELYKTGRSVKDLSREYGVSEVTIYKWIKQISPIASVEDTEITLEDIKRMKQEMLRLQEENEIFKKGYDHIREKVSQSELCQFIDQHRSEHDVKQLCEVLNVPRSTFYQSKHQSESKWKLKNQQLLERIKKIYFESKRRYGAIKVHRQLLKEGLYASLKRIQRLMKLAGLASIIQKKYTPYKQSKELVLERDNILEQDFSTTSINQKWVSDITYIHVQEEGWCYLASVMDLHSKKIIGYHFSKQMTTDIIVQALKNAYISQRPKDEVILHTDLGSQYTSKDFKDLISDLNIVQSFSRKGCPYDNACIESFHATLKKEEVYQTVYVTFKQARMALFQYIEGWYNRKRIHGAIDYLTPEECEQLARQTA
- a CDS encoding acyltransferase family protein is translated as MLEKNEFFSKDRVRSAKGILIILMLIHHLFAFPEWLKDVTYMSIFEINNIPIEFYIGNFGKICVGGFLFLSGYGMYVQSIRKIITIKDIVIRLSKFITRVWIIFLIFISVGFFYGFIDNFNLKEFIENFFFLKYSYNPNWWFIAPYIGLTLLFLLLNNIINKSNFFMNIILILGIHCLYYCTFLMDNILPQFVLISNLNIYNFILLTLAYQINFSVGILCAKYRIFDKINQKFTLKVTKKIFVCIVGVILVVFLRNYLIHSIFYKLALSNIVTIDAVLAPLFLYFSLNIIDLFKINKLLKIMGNHSNNLWLIHGFFCNLYFQKFIYLPRLSILIVGMLIIISLVCSYIINVLVSYVSRNSKNLIYKQDSSLLYLKFLKKGLYK
- a CDS encoding lipopolysaccharide biosynthesis protein; amino-acid sequence: MRTKFAMKNIFVGLVSQLIIVLLGFISRKVFINSLGSEYLGINGVMTNVLSMMVLIESGIGISIVYNLYKPLAENDYSKINTLVFMYKKAYFILAVIMSLVSLGLYPFLNYFMKLEQPIPGLGLVYFIFVMKNIISYLNAYKWALINADQRGYVIARSNMVFQILTTIAKIIVLVKTESYILFLIVEILIFIMQNLINTFIVRRRYPYLNKRNVVPLDKETTANINQNVKAMFFHNIGGYLVTSTDNLLISALVSVKAVGLYSNYTMIISQLSALLTPITSGISASVGNLIATESKEKTYSIFKTSYLISFWIYGFATIFLFNLLEPFISWWIGEKYLLDKSVLIVILLNFYIAGMRGPISTFKNKAGLFVQDKYVSIFEGVINLIGSIILIKRFDFIGVFLGTTLSTILTVFWTQPKVVYKELFQKSLKIYFVDYFKYLIILVFNLTITTIICSNIIGYTFVSLVIRGLICISVPNIIFLILFLRTKEVKYLLKILKNQIVNKINFKYEEKRSIC
- a CDS encoding glycosyltransferase; translated protein: MKKVLFMLSSMNIGGVEKSLLSLLSTMEKDKYDVTVLLLEKKGGFLEMLPEWVKVEEATWFKEIQPIIMQSPYQTIQSFIKKFQWIKGLRFLYGYMMDQKGENRLKYYEQIMRWIPELYDEYDIAIAYAAPTEIIDIYISFKVKAKEKISWIHFDVSKFPINHSLYDCIWRNFDKLYVVSEEACKQLIKKFPSKETKCQVVYNVISPDLIREMANEVPQVTFNQHYFNIVTVGRLSKEKGQDLAIEALNVLKSEGYKVHWYCIGSGSARKQYEALVQKYRLENDFFFIEATANPYPYMKHADLYVQPSRHDGYCLTLAEALCLDKTVIATKFAGALEQITDGENGYLIDSEVNNIVVKIQDVMEGLG
- a CDS encoding glycosyltransferase encodes the protein MKKKLLFMMINMNIGGTEKALLSMLSQIDSTEYEVTILMLEEYGGFLDSIPSWIQIKYVNEFPKFKHILRTPLHLIAIDYFKNKKYLEGLKYLYFYAMTKLYRNSIVFFNHLLESCKNIEDEYDVAVAYAGPMDFISYYVLNKIKANKKVQWIHFDITKIGFNISFVKKIYPMFDRIFVVSKEGKEKLCQVVPSIADKIEVFHNIISKEQILLQSRLHAGFLDGYDGLKILTVGRLDYIKGQDLCVKTLRLLKEEGYNVKWYCVGEGNFRSELQLLIKKYELEGDFILLGATTNPYPYMAQCDLYVQSSRHEGYCITLAEAKIFNKPIISTDFTGAKEQLITYHSAKIVEAKACDLYQAIKQSIDTKNLESNHFSSEEQEENQLSLLYELTT
- a CDS encoding glycosyltransferase, which gives rise to MKKKMLFVIDSLHCAGAEKSLITLLSLLDYYQYEVDLQLFGYGGALEEMLPKEVNLLPPLEYFNFADLGIREALILNKFRLGSARLRYSLALRIKKYNNAQKARVFWQSVSSVIENSPKMYDIAISYAQGVPTFYVVDKVQAKNKYAWVNVSYRLEGKDKKFQTQYYEKYNKIVAVSDSAQEIFSEVFPQYSSKIEVIYDINDANLICKMANSGQSYQDNFTGIRMLTIGRLAHQKGYDIALEACRILRDEGVNFRWYALGVGPLENEIRKLINDYQLEDYFILLGVKSNPYPYIKDCDIYVQTSKFEGFGLAIAEARMLNKPIVTTRFDAVYNQMIHGKNGLVVDMNGKSVAEGIKQFIEDKQLKKSIVEYLTNEKKGNIEELEKFYELVENF